One Malus sylvestris chromosome 14, drMalSylv7.2, whole genome shotgun sequence DNA segment encodes these proteins:
- the LOC126600854 gene encoding nuclear speckle RNA-binding protein B-like produces the protein MRKSLQRHLELQGPRPTPLMVSKNSQKVMKKKPVIVYLISPKIIHVQPEEFMGLVQRLTGNNNNQGCRKSKVNNIRAANSQSCTSASTTCLIDQEGFVSESPRKPNNNRADEYCDDRVPFGIPTTTTSNFAEIF, from the coding sequence ATGAGGAAGTCTTTGCAAAGGCATTTGGAGTTGCAGGGCCCAAGGCCAACACCTCTTATGGTAAGCAAGAATTCACAGAAGGTGATGAAGAAGAAGCCAGTCATAGTCTATCTCATATCTCCCAAGATTATTCATGTCCAACCTGAAGAGTTTATGGGTTTGGTTCAACGGCTTACTGGGAATAATAATAATCAAGGTTGTCGAAAATCCAAGGTTAATAACATTAGGGCTGCTAATTCTCAGTCTTGTACTTCTGCTTCCACTACTTGTTTGATCGACCAAGAAGGTTTCGTGAGTGAGAGCCCACGGAAGCCCAACAATAATAGGGCAGATGAGTACTGCGATGATCGTGTACCTTTTGGAATACCTACTACAACAACCTCCAACTTTGCTGAAATCTTCTAG
- the LOC126600848 gene encoding prolycopene isomerase, chloroplastic-like produces the protein MPFSHSLSIPELGFSPSMEIYQFPSRHCSTQLSSSKPRIQNHRFQQHGYQGNGVSLCGLQLGSWSSQAFGHGCSLQLGRVRPRSRKLKVLSFGHGRSSLPNDCKLSGLGLGYGKSKLFQGSHLGGSDFSRYRHGRVELGLDEVNSRNFSFVVRSSSTLSVEKEVEREGGGGKKNYDAIVIGSGIGGLVAATQLAVKGAKVLVLEKYVIPGGSSGYYERDGYTFDVGSSVMFGFSDKGNLNLITQALAAVGCEMPVIPDPTTVHYHLPDNLSVVVHREYSEFISELTNKFPHEKQGILKFYGVCWKIFNALNSLELKSLEEPIYLFGQFFQKPVECLTLAYYLPQNAGDIARKYIQDPQLLSFIDAECFIVSTVKALQTPMINASMVMCDRHYGGINYPVGGVGGIAKSLAKGLVDQGSEILYKANVTNIIVDQGRAVGVRLSDGREFFAKTIISNATRWNTFGKLIKADQVPKQEEDFQKVYVKAPSFLSIHMGVKAEVLPPETDCHHFVLEDDWTRLEEPYGSIFLSIPTVLDSSLAPEGRHILHIFTTSSIEDWEGLSRKDYEAKKELVADEIICRLENKLFPGLKSSIVFKEVGTPKTHRRYLARDKGTYGPIPRNTPKGLLGMPFNTTAIDGLYCVGDSCFPGQGVIAVSFSGVMCAHRVAADIGLEKKSPVLDAALLRLLGWLRTLA, from the exons atgccctTTTCCCACTCACTTTCCATACCTGAGCTTGGATTCTCTCCTTCCATGGAGATTTATCAGTTTCCCAGTCGCCACTGCAGCACCCAGTTGAGTTCTTCAAAACCCAGAATTCAAAATCACAGATTTCAGCAGCATGGCTATCAGGGAAATGGCGTCAGCCTCTGTGGATTGCAATTGGGGTCTTGGAGTTCTCAAGCTTTTGGCCATGGATGTAGTTTGCAGTTGGGTAGAGTCAGACCCAGAAGCCGAAAACTCAAAGTTCTCTCCTTTGGGCATGGTAGAAGCTCACTTCCCAATGATTGCAAGCTCAGTGGATTGGGTTTAGGGTATGGCAAAAGCAAATTGTTTCAAGGGAGTCATTTGGGGGGTTCAGATTTTAGTAGGTACAGGCATGGGAGAGTGGAATTGGGGTTGGATGAGGTGAATTCGAGGAATTTTAGTTTCGTTGTGAGGTCTAGTTCGACATTGAGTGTGGAGAAAGAGGTGGAAAGGGAGGGAGGTGGCGGGAAGAAAAATTATGATGCCATTGTTATAGGGTCAGGAATTGGAGGGTTGGTTGCAGCAACACAATTGGCTGTGAAGGGTGCaaaggttttggttttggagaaGTACGTGATTCCTGGTGGGAGCTCTGGGTATTATGAGAGGGATGGTTATACTTTTGATGTTGGATCTTCTGTGATGTTTGGGTTCAGCGATAAG GGCAATTTAAATTTGATAACCCAAGCACTGGCAGCTGTAGGTTGTGAGATGCCGGTGATACCTGATCCGACTACTGTCCATTACCATCTACCTGATAATCTTTCTGTCGTAGTGCACAGAGAATACAGTGAATTTATTTCAGAACTTACTAATAAATTTCCCCATGAAAAGCAAGGGATTCTCAAATTCTATGGTGTATGTTGGAAG ATTTTCAATGCCTTGAACTCATTGGAACTGAAGTCACTTGAGGAGCCAATCTACCTTTTTGGACAGTTCTTTCAAAAGCCTGTTGAATGCTTGACACTTG CCTACTATTTGCCTCAAAATGCTGGGGATATAGCTCGCAAATACATTCAGGACCCCCAGCTGTTGTCTTTCATAGATGCAGAG TGTTTTATTGTGAGTACAGTCAAGGCTTTGCAAACACCAATGATCAATGCAAGCATG GTTATGTGTGATAGGCATTATGGTGGGATTAACTACCCTGTTGGTGGTGTTGGTGGAATTGCAAAGTCCTTAGCAAAGGGTCTGGTAGACCAGGGCAGTGAGATACTTTACAAGGCCAATGTTACTAACATCATAGTTGATCAGGGCAGAGCG GTTGGAGTAAGGCTTTCAGATGGGAgggaattctttgcaaaaaccATAATATCAAATGCTACAAGATGGAATACCTTTG GAAAACTGATAAAAGCAGACCAGGTCCCGAAACAAGAGGAAGATTTTCAGAAAGTTTATGTTAAGGCCCCATCTTTTCTTTCCATTCACATGGGGGTGAAAGCTGAGGTTTTGCCACCAGAAACAGATTGCCACCATTTTGTGCTGGAG GATGATTGGACGAGGTTAGAAGAGCCTTATGGAAGTATATTTTTAAGCATTCCAACTGTTCTTGATTCATCGTTGGCCCCAGAAGGACGCCATATTCTTCACATATTTACAACCTCTTCCATAGAGGACTGGGAG GGACTCTCTCGAAAGGACTATGAGGCAAAGAAGGAGCTTGTAGCAGATGAAATCATTTGCAGATTAGAGAATAAACTATTTCCAGGGCTCAAATCGTCCATCGTTTTTAAGGAG GTGGGAACACCAAAGACACACAGGCGGTACCTGGCTCGTGACAAGGGTACTTACGGACCAATACCACGAAATACTCCTAAGGGATTATTGGGAATGCCATTCAATACCACT GCCATAGATGGTCTTTACTGTGTTGGTGATAGCTGCTTTCCGGGACAAGGAGTTATAGCTGTATCCTTCTCAGGAGTAATGTGTGCTCATCGAGTAGCTGCTGATATTG GGCTTGAGAAGAAGTCACCAGTATTGGATGCTGCCCTCCTTCGACTACTTGGATGGTTAAGGACATTAGCGTGA
- the LOC126600850 gene encoding ABC transporter G family member 22-like isoform X2, whose translation MMVYFTDVTYKVIFKGMRTAEEKDILNGITGSVNPGEVLALMGPSGSGKTTLLNLLGGRGSQTNVRGSITYNDQIYSKYLKSKIGFVTQDDVLFPHLTVKETLTYAALLRLPKKLMKDQKEKRAIEVIYELGLERCQDTMIGGSFVRGVSGGERKRVCIGNEILINPSLLFLDEPTSGLDSTTALRIVQMLQDIAEAGKTVVTTIHQPSSRLFHKFDKLILLGKGSLLYFGKASEAMVYFSSIGCSPLISMNPAEFLLDLANGNLNDVSVPSELEDKVQMGNSEAADTRNGKPSPAVVQEYLVECYETRVADKEKKKIMVPLPLDDELKLKISFSKREWGASWWEQFSILFCRGIKERRHDYFSWLRITQVISTAIILGLLWWQSDANDPKGREDQAGLLFFMSVFWGFLPVFTAIFTFPQERAMLMKERSADMYRLSAYFVSRTTSDLPLDLMLPVLFLVVVYFMAGLRPSAETFFLSMLTVFLCIVAAQGLGLAIGATLMDLKKATTLASVTVMTFMLAGGFFVKKVPVFISWIRYMSFDYHTYRLLLKVQYEHITPTIHGLSTDCGLTEVVALIAMVFGYRFLAYLSLRRMKLQGGA comes from the exons ATGATGGTTTAC TTCACAGATGTGACATACAAGGTCATTTTCAAAGGAATGAGGACAGCTGAAGAGAAGGATATCTTGAATGGGATTACTGGTTCGGTTAACCCCGGTGAAGTTTTGGCCCTGATGGGACCATCAGGAAGTGGAAAGACCACACTCCTTAATCTTCTTGGGGGCAGGGGAAGCCAAACCAATGTCCGCGGTTCAATTACCTACAACGATCAGATATATTCCAAGTACCTAAAGAGCAA GATAGGGTTCGTGACTCAGGACGACGTTCTATTTCCTCACCTTACAGTGAAAGAGACATTGACATATGCAGCCCTCCTACGACTGCCAAAGAAATTGATGAAAGACCAGAAGGAAAAACGAGCGATAGAAGTCATCTATGAGCTAGGCTTAGAGAG GTGCCAAGACACTATGATCGGTGGCTCCTTTGTCCGTGGGGTATCAGgtggagagaggaagagagtttgCATTGGCAATGAGATCCTAATCAACCCTTCTCTTCTGTTTCTGGATGAACCAACTTCTGGCTTGGATTCTACAACTGCATTGCGAATCGTTCAGATGTTACAAGACATAGCAGAG GCTGGCAAGACTGTGGTGACAACAATCCACCAGCCATCGAGTCGACTCttccacaaatttgacaagtTGATCCTTCTCGGGAAGGGAAGCTTGCTCTACTTTGGAAAAGCATCAGAAGCAATGGTGTATTTCTCATCCATAGGATGTTCTCCACTTATTTCCATGAACCCGGCAGAGTTCTTGCTAGACCTTGCAAATGGAAATTTAAACGATGTTTCTGTACCATCCGAATTAGAGGATAAAGTGCAAATGGGAAATTCAGAAGCAGCTGATACAAGAAATGGAAAGCCATCTCCGGCAGTTGTGCAAGAG TATCTTGTGGAGTGCTACGAGACACGAGTTGcagacaaggagaagaagaagattatGGTTCCCCTTCCCCTCGATGATGAACTGAAGTTGAAGATTTCATTTTCGAAGCGAGAATGGGGAGCAAGCTGGTGGGAGCAATTTTCTATCTTGTTCTGTagaggaattaaagaaagaaggcACGACTACTTCAGCTGGTTGAGAATCACTCAAGTTATCTCCACCGCAATAATTTTGGGCTTGCTCTGGTGGCAGTCAGATGCCAACGATCCCAAAGGCCGGGAGGATCAG GCAGGGCTTCTTTTCTTCATGTCAGTCTTCTGGGGATTTTTACCCGTCTTCACAGCAATCTTCACATTTCCTCAAGAAAGAGCAATGCTGATGAAGGAACGATCGGCTGACATGTACAGATTAAGTGCATATTTTGTTTCTAGGACTACAAGTGACCTCCCACTTGATCTAATGCTACCGGTTCTGTTCCTcgttgttgtatatttcatgGCTGGCTTAAGGCCGAGTGCTGAAACCTTCTTCCTAAGCATGCTTACAGTTTTCCTCTGCATTGTGGCTGCGCAG GGACTCGGACTCGCTATAGGAGCTACATTGATGGACCTAAAGAAAGCCACAACTCTTGCTTCAGTAACTGTGATGACATTCATGCTTGCTGGAGGTTTCTTTGTGAAA AAAGTTCCGGTGTTCATTTCTTGGATTCGCTATATGTCTTTCGACTACCACACATACAGGCTTCTTCTTAAGGTGCAGTACGAACACATCACACCGACCATTCACGGGTTAAGCACAGACTGCGGTTTAACCGAAGTTGTTGCCCTTATAGCCATGGTGTTTGGATACCGGTTCTTGGCATACCTTTCTTTGCGGAGAATGAAGCTTCAAGGTGGGGCATAG
- the LOC126600850 gene encoding ABC transporter G family member 22-like isoform X1, with product MEKPNSSGLARTKSEQLVETIAAAFKSPPSGDATSMVEGGSTLSRKSSRRMMGASPGRGSGSAGKNTHIRKSRSAQLKLDLDEIGSGAALSRASSASLGFSFSFTGFTVPAEDIADSKPFSDDDGLREDLEAGITRKPKFQTEPTLPLYLKFTDVTYKVIFKGMRTAEEKDILNGITGSVNPGEVLALMGPSGSGKTTLLNLLGGRGSQTNVRGSITYNDQIYSKYLKSKIGFVTQDDVLFPHLTVKETLTYAALLRLPKKLMKDQKEKRAIEVIYELGLERCQDTMIGGSFVRGVSGGERKRVCIGNEILINPSLLFLDEPTSGLDSTTALRIVQMLQDIAEAGKTVVTTIHQPSSRLFHKFDKLILLGKGSLLYFGKASEAMVYFSSIGCSPLISMNPAEFLLDLANGNLNDVSVPSELEDKVQMGNSEAADTRNGKPSPAVVQEYLVECYETRVADKEKKKIMVPLPLDDELKLKISFSKREWGASWWEQFSILFCRGIKERRHDYFSWLRITQVISTAIILGLLWWQSDANDPKGREDQAGLLFFMSVFWGFLPVFTAIFTFPQERAMLMKERSADMYRLSAYFVSRTTSDLPLDLMLPVLFLVVVYFMAGLRPSAETFFLSMLTVFLCIVAAQGLGLAIGATLMDLKKATTLASVTVMTFMLAGGFFVKKVPVFISWIRYMSFDYHTYRLLLKVQYEHITPTIHGLSTDCGLTEVVALIAMVFGYRFLAYLSLRRMKLQGGA from the exons ATGGAGAAACCAAACTCATCTGGGTTGGCAAGGACCAAGTCCGAACAATTGGTGGAAACTATAGCCGCGGCGTTCAAGTCACCTCCGTCAGGCGATGCCACTTCAATGGTTGAAGGCGGATCAACCCTATCGAGGAAGTCAAGCCGGCGCATGATGGGGGCGTCACCGGGGCGTGGTAGTGGCAGTGCTGGAAAAAACACACACATTAGGAAGTCTAGGAGCGCCCAATTGAAGCTGGACCTCGATGAGATCGGCAGCGGCGCTGCCTTGAGCCGCGCCTCTAGCGCCAGCTTAGGGTTTTCATTCTCCTTCACCGGCTTCACTGTGCCCGCTGAGGATATCGCCGACTCAAAGCCTTTCAGCGACGATGATGGTTTAC GAGAAGACCTTGAAGCTGGCATCACCAGGAAGCCAAAATTCCAAACAGAACCCACACTGCCATTATATCTCAAg TTCACAGATGTGACATACAAGGTCATTTTCAAAGGAATGAGGACAGCTGAAGAGAAGGATATCTTGAATGGGATTACTGGTTCGGTTAACCCCGGTGAAGTTTTGGCCCTGATGGGACCATCAGGAAGTGGAAAGACCACACTCCTTAATCTTCTTGGGGGCAGGGGAAGCCAAACCAATGTCCGCGGTTCAATTACCTACAACGATCAGATATATTCCAAGTACCTAAAGAGCAA GATAGGGTTCGTGACTCAGGACGACGTTCTATTTCCTCACCTTACAGTGAAAGAGACATTGACATATGCAGCCCTCCTACGACTGCCAAAGAAATTGATGAAAGACCAGAAGGAAAAACGAGCGATAGAAGTCATCTATGAGCTAGGCTTAGAGAG GTGCCAAGACACTATGATCGGTGGCTCCTTTGTCCGTGGGGTATCAGgtggagagaggaagagagtttgCATTGGCAATGAGATCCTAATCAACCCTTCTCTTCTGTTTCTGGATGAACCAACTTCTGGCTTGGATTCTACAACTGCATTGCGAATCGTTCAGATGTTACAAGACATAGCAGAG GCTGGCAAGACTGTGGTGACAACAATCCACCAGCCATCGAGTCGACTCttccacaaatttgacaagtTGATCCTTCTCGGGAAGGGAAGCTTGCTCTACTTTGGAAAAGCATCAGAAGCAATGGTGTATTTCTCATCCATAGGATGTTCTCCACTTATTTCCATGAACCCGGCAGAGTTCTTGCTAGACCTTGCAAATGGAAATTTAAACGATGTTTCTGTACCATCCGAATTAGAGGATAAAGTGCAAATGGGAAATTCAGAAGCAGCTGATACAAGAAATGGAAAGCCATCTCCGGCAGTTGTGCAAGAG TATCTTGTGGAGTGCTACGAGACACGAGTTGcagacaaggagaagaagaagattatGGTTCCCCTTCCCCTCGATGATGAACTGAAGTTGAAGATTTCATTTTCGAAGCGAGAATGGGGAGCAAGCTGGTGGGAGCAATTTTCTATCTTGTTCTGTagaggaattaaagaaagaaggcACGACTACTTCAGCTGGTTGAGAATCACTCAAGTTATCTCCACCGCAATAATTTTGGGCTTGCTCTGGTGGCAGTCAGATGCCAACGATCCCAAAGGCCGGGAGGATCAG GCAGGGCTTCTTTTCTTCATGTCAGTCTTCTGGGGATTTTTACCCGTCTTCACAGCAATCTTCACATTTCCTCAAGAAAGAGCAATGCTGATGAAGGAACGATCGGCTGACATGTACAGATTAAGTGCATATTTTGTTTCTAGGACTACAAGTGACCTCCCACTTGATCTAATGCTACCGGTTCTGTTCCTcgttgttgtatatttcatgGCTGGCTTAAGGCCGAGTGCTGAAACCTTCTTCCTAAGCATGCTTACAGTTTTCCTCTGCATTGTGGCTGCGCAG GGACTCGGACTCGCTATAGGAGCTACATTGATGGACCTAAAGAAAGCCACAACTCTTGCTTCAGTAACTGTGATGACATTCATGCTTGCTGGAGGTTTCTTTGTGAAA AAAGTTCCGGTGTTCATTTCTTGGATTCGCTATATGTCTTTCGACTACCACACATACAGGCTTCTTCTTAAGGTGCAGTACGAACACATCACACCGACCATTCACGGGTTAAGCACAGACTGCGGTTTAACCGAAGTTGTTGCCCTTATAGCCATGGTGTTTGGATACCGGTTCTTGGCATACCTTTCTTTGCGGAGAATGAAGCTTCAAGGTGGGGCATAG
- the LOC126600851 gene encoding calcium-dependent protein kinase 20-like: MGNTCVGPILGKGFFQSFTAAIWRNQPPENRLPPPNEGDSIKSGPSSNHDSSKGGSEGNKALDHQVPEAIEIPPNPVQSTPPPAVKIGNDPHKKAEPEKPNKPEVKEEVSKPPQDADKSKKPAHMKRISSVGLQVESVLGRKSGNIKDVYSLGRKLGQGQFGTTFLCVEKETNKEFACKSIAKRKLTTQEDVEDVRREIQIMHHLAGHPNVIQIISAYEDAVAVHVVMELCAGGELFDRIIQRGHYTERKAAKLARVIAGVLEACHSLGVMHRDLKPENFLFVNQKEDAPLKTIDFGLSVFFRPGETFTDVVGSPYYVAPEVLRKHYGLECDVWSAGVIIYILLSGVPPFWDETEHGIFEQVLKGELDFISEPWPSISESAKDLVRRMLVRDPKKRLTAHEVLCHPWVQIDGAAPDKPLDSAVLTRLKQFSAMNKLKKIAIRVIAESLSEEEIAGLKEMFRMIDADNSGHITLEELKNGLERVGADLKDSEISWLMQAADVDNSGTIDYGEFIAAMLHLNKVQKEDHLYAAFSYFDTDGSGHITRDELQQACEKFGLEDVHLDDIIREVDQDNDGRIDYSEFVAMMQDTGFGKGLQSNMSRKVA; the protein is encoded by the exons atggGGAACACATGTGTAGGACCAATTCTTGGTAAGGGTTTCTTTCAATCTTTTACTGCCGCTATTTGGCGAAACCAGCCGCCGGAAAACAGGCTTCCTCCTCCCAATGAAGGAGATAGTATCAAAAGTGGCCCAAGTTCAAATCATGATTCATCTAAAGGAGGTTCTGAAGGGAATAAAGCACTTGATCATCAGGTTCCTGAAGCTATTGAGATTCCTCCTAATCCGGTCCAAAGCACACCGCCTCCAGCTGTGAAAATCGGTAATGATCCACATAAAAAAGCAGAACCTGAAAAACCTAATAAGCCGGAGGTTAAGGAGGAGGTGAGTAAGCCTCCTCAGGATGCTGACAAATCGAAGAAACCTGCTCATATGAAGAGGATTTCGAGCGTTGGACTGCAAGTAGAATCGGTGTTAGGAAGAAAGAGTGGGAATATAAAGGATGTTTATAGCTTGGGCAGGAAGCTTGGACAAGGGCAATTTGGGACGACATTTCTTTGTGTGGAGAAGGAAACGAATAAAGAGTTTGCTTGCAAGTCCATTGCAAAGAGGAAATTGACAACACAAGAAGACGTGGAGGATGTTAGGAGGGAAATTCAGATAATGCATCACTTGGCAGGTCACCCCAATGTGATACAAATCATCAGCGCTTATGAGGATGCTGTGGCAGTTCATGTTGTAATGGAACTGTGTGCAGGTGGGGAGCTTTTCGATAGGATTATACAAAGGGGGCATTACACAGAGAGAAAGGCAGCTAAGCTTGCAAGGGTTATCGCTGGTGTCCTCGAAGCATGCCATTCTTTGGGTGTCATGCATCGGGACTTAAAACCAGAGAATTTTCTATTTGTCAACCAGAAAGAGGATGCACCACTTAAGACAATAGATTTTGGGCTCTCTGTGTTCTTTAGGCCAG GAGAAACATTCACTGATGTTGTTGGGAGCCCTTACTATGTGGCGCCAGAAGTACTACGGAAGCACTATGGTCTAGAATGTGATGTTTGGAGTGCTGGTGTGATCATTTATATCTTACTCAGTGGAGTGCCCCCTTTCTGGGATG AAACGGAGCACGGTATATTTGAGCAGGTATTAAAAGGCGAACTCGATTTCATATCAGAACCGTGGCCCAGCATATCTGAAAGCGCTAAGGATTTGGTTCGGAGAATGCTTGTGAGGGACCCAAAAAAGCGGCTAACGGCCCATGAAGTTCTTT GCCACCCATGGGTTCAGATAGATGGCGCTGCTCCTGATAAACCTCTTGATTCTGCTGTCCTAACTCGCTTGAAGCAATTCTCGGCCATGAATAAACTCAAGAAAATTGCCATCAGG GTCATTGCAGAAAGCCTGTCTGAAGAGGAAATTGCAGGCCTGAAAGAAATGTTCAGGATGATAGACGCAGATAATAGTGGGCATATCACCCTTGAGGAACTGAAGAATGGTTTGGAAAGAGTGGGTGCTGACCTCAAGGATTCTGAAATCAGTTGGTTAATGCAAGCG GCGGATGTGGACAACAGTGGTACCATAGACTACGGTGAATTCATAGCAGCAATGCTCCACCTGAACAAGGTCCAGAAGGAGGATCACCTGTATGCAGCATTCTCGTACTTTGACACAGATGGAAGTGGGCACATTACTCGAGATGAGCTGCAACAGGCCTGTGAGAAGTTTGGCCTAGAAGATGTTCACTTGGATGATATAATACGTGAAGTTGACCAGGATAAT GACGGGCGAATTGATTATAGCGAGTTTGTTGCTATGATGCAAGATACAGGTTTCGGCAAGGGGTTACAAAGTAACATGAGTAGAAAGGTAGCATGA